One window of the Pieris brassicae chromosome Z, ilPieBrab1.1, whole genome shotgun sequence genome contains the following:
- the LOC123718793 gene encoding mucin-2-like isoform X11: MSTFREDMRLLILLLLGTAWADVLPNGCPRDFSVHHLLRHEDCKKFYSCSNGVPIEMSCAPGTAFDFDLQKCIEDTSGCAKNDHNFIDSGGTCIPTAHETDCTKYYSCEKGVHVLTSCDPGYRFNTETGKCDVSSKVTCKHIKKRSIQTRCPNDVRIQMNIPHESDCDKYYRCFHGNRILMSCFNGAHYNPKTQSCDTPENAGCVDEEIIEDCPANTFIPIFLPHDTDCSKYYRCFRGNKQVQRCGHGQHFNAKTQLCDTIANAGCEKESNPPNECLKDGMLLSHEQCDKYFQCVHGNKILMPCPTGMHFSFKLQRCDWPKIAKCEPTQTPTTTTTTTTTTTTPKPESTPTPGYFPNGCPIDYRIEQLLPHPDCTKFYQCVHGFKQEMPCPGGTHFSFALQRCDWPSIAKCVPGITTTTRRPITTRRPTTTTRRSTTITTTKSPISTPRPGYFPNGCPVDYRIEQLLPHPDCTKFYQCVHGFKQEMPCPGGTHFSYELQRCDWPHIANCKPGASTSSPTTTPSTTPSTTTSTLRPTITTPSVTTSKPEYLPNGCPKDFSVHLLLPHEYDCTKFYHCNFGEKVERQCNSNLYFDPILQVCNWPSAVDCKPSTPPQSTTIKDLETTTTEVTSSVATTPDTTISPEVSTVGPTTPEATTPEATTAEDTTLEPTTPEATTPEATTAEDTTLEPTTTEATTPEATTPEATTAEDTTLEPTTPEASTPEATTAEDTTLEPTTTEATTPEATTPEATTAEDTTLEPTTPEATTPEATTAEDTTLEPTTPEASTPEATTAEDTTLEPTTPEATTPEATTAEDTTLEPTTPEATTPEATTAEDTTLEPTTPEATTPEATTPEATTAEDTTLEPTMPEATTPEATTPEATTPETSTPEASTPEGTTPEATTPEATTAEDTTLEPTTPEATTPETTTAEDTTLEPTTPEATTPEATTTEDTTLEPTTPEASTPEATTAEDTTLESTTPEASTPEATTAEDTTLEPTTPEATTPEATTPEATTAEDTTLEPTTPEATTPEATTAEDTTLEPTTTEATTPEATTAEDTTLEPTTPEATTAEDTTLEPTTPEATTPEATTAEDTTLEPTTPEATTPEATTAEDITLEPTTPEATTPEATTAEDTTLEPTTPEATTPEATTAEDTTLEPTTPEATTPEATTPEATTAEDTTLEPTTPEATTPEATTAEDTTLEPTTPEATTPEATTPEATTAEDTTLEPTTPEATTAEDTTLEPTTPEATTPETTTAEDTTLEPTTPEATTPEATTTEDTTLEPTTPEASTPEATTAEDITLEPTTPEATTPEATTAEDTTLEPTTPEATTPEATTAEDTTLEPTTPEATTPEATTPEATTAEDTTLEPTTPEATTPEATTAEDTTLEPTTPEATTPEATTPEATTPETSTPEASTPEATTPEATTAEDTTLEPTTPEATTPETTTAENTTLEPTTPEATTPEATTTEDTTLEPTTPEATTPEATTAEDITLEPTTPEATTPEATTAEDTTLEPTTPEATTPEATTAEDTTLEPTTPEETTPEATTAEDTTLEPTTPEATTPEATTAEDTTLEPTTPEATTPEATTPEATTAENTTLEPTTPEATTPEATTAEDTTLEPTTPEATTPEATTPEATTAEDTTLEPTTTEATAPEATTPEATTAEDTTLEPTTPEATTPEATTAEDTTLEPTTPEASTPEATTAEDTTLEPTTPEATTPEATTPEATTAEDTTLEPTTPEATTPEATTAEDTTLEPTTPEATTPEATTPEATTAEDTTLEPTTPEATTPEATTAEDTTLEPTTPEATTPEATTPEATTAEDTTLEPTTPEATTPEATTAEDTTLEPTTPEATTPEATTPEATTAEDTTLEPTTTEATAPEATTPEATTAEDTTLEPTTPEATTPEATTAEDTTLEPTTPEATTPEATTPEATTAEDTTLEPTTPEATTPEATTPEATTAEDTTLEPTTPEATTPEATTAEDTTLEPTTPEATTPEATTPEATTAEDTTLEPTTTEATAPEATTPEATTAEDTTLEPTTTEATAPEATTPEATTAEDTTLEPTTPEATTPEATTAEDTTLEPTTPEATTPEATTAEDTTLEPTTPEATTPEATTAEDTTLEPTTPEASTPSTPSTPAPICPPGVFGNVPHPVLCDYYYNCIGGMEVLLRCLEGFEYDHSIRGCSRISENGCFARKNVTTTIDYNTDTTTDYQLIDTTTEYIESTTYRENICPPGFSGNLPHSTICSHYYLCEEGEAILKNCAKGFEYDAEIMDCVPISETGCYAQQGLTTTTDNNRLPELSTYKNDEEDYICPPMFSGNIEHPTLCDSYYTCFAGMEFLMNCSHGFEFDPVVKNCVRISKTGCFATRYNLTSSTTTTTTPTITTTENNKDKPICPPNFSGNVPHETKCDSYYTCFSGSEFLMQCPNGFEFDSNTKDCVRISETGCFAQQRLATTTDNNRLPELSTYKNDEEDYICPPMFSGNIKHPSLCDSYYTCFAGMEFLMNCTHGFEFDPVVKDCVRISETGCFAQQGLATTTDNNKLPELSTYKNDEEDYICPPMFSGNIEHPSLCDSYYTCFAGMEFLMNCSHGFEFDPAVKNCVRISNTGCFATRYNLTTTTTTTTTTTPSTTTPENNKVKPICPPAFSGNIPHRTKCDYYYTCFSGSEFLMQCPKEFEFDPNTKDCVRISEAGCFAHQDLTTTTDNNRLPELSTYKNDEEDYICPPTFSGNIEHPTLCDSYYTCFAGMEFLMNCSHGFEFDPVVENCVRVSKTGCFATRYNLTTTTTTSTTTEHNKVTPICPPAFSGNIPHRTKCDYYYTCFSGSEFLMQCPNGFEFDPTTNECVRVTPSGCFARQNDPENICAPGKSGHVPHPELCDTFYLCAMGEPLRLHCSRGFEFSAENGQCVAISDDGCFAKVKQSKQMPICSPAKSGNIPHQTRCDSYYHCEDGEATEVFCKEGLEFDPETKQCALISENGCTARK; encoded by the exons AGTTGTGACACGCCGGAGAATGCTGGTTGCGTTGACGAGGAAATTATCGAGGACTGTCCAGCTAACACCTTTATCCCAATATTTTTACCTCATGATACTGACTGTAGCAAGTATTATAGATGCTTTAGGGGTAACAAACAAGTCCAAAGGTGTGGTCATGGTCAGCATTTTAATGCGAAAACCCAG CTCTGCGATACAATAGCAAACGCTGGCTGCGAAAAGGAATCGAACCCGCCAAATGAGTGCCTTAAGGATGGAATGTTGCTATCACATGAGCAGtgtgataaatattttcaatgtgTTCAcgggaataaaatattaatgccGTGTCCAACTGGGATGCACTTTAGTTTCAAGTTACAG CGATGTGATTGGCCAAAAATAGCGAAATGTGAGCCAACACAAACACCAACAACAACAACGactacaacaacaacaacaacgaCACCGAAACCGGAATCAACACCCACACCGGGATACTTTCCTAACGGATGTCCTATAGACTATAGAATTGAACAGTTGTTACCACATCCGGATTGTACGAAATTTTATCAGTGCGTGCATGGTTTTAAACAAGAAATGCCTTGTCCAGGAGGAACGCACTTCAGTTTTGCTTTGcag AGATGTGATTGGCCTAGTATAGCAAAGTGTGTTCCGGGTATAACAACTACAACTCGACGCCCAATAACAACTCGTCGACCAACAACAACTACTCGTCGATCGACAACAATTACAACGACCAAATCACCTATTAGTACCCCAAGGCCTGGATATTTTCCCAATGGATGTCCAGTAGACTACAGAATCGAACAATTGTTACCACATCCTGACTGCACTAAATTCTATCAGTGCGTGCATGGCTTTAAACAAGAAATGCCATGTCCGGGAGGAACACACTTCAGTTATGAACTGCAG AGATGCGATTGGCCACATATTGCTAATTGTAAGCCTGGAGCTTCAACTTCTTCCCCAACAACAACACCTTCTACAACACCCAGTACAACAACATCAACACTAAGACCAACAATAACAACGCCCAGCGTAACAACGTCAAAGCCAGAATATTTACCAAATGGTTGTCCTAAGGACTTTTCGGTCCATTTGTTGCTACCACATGAGTACGATTGCACGAAATTCTATCATTGCAATTTTGGGGAGAAGGTTGAGCGGCAATGTAATTCGAATTTATACTTCGATCCAATTTTGCAG GTATGTAACTGGCCGTCAGCAGTTGATTGCAAGCCAAGCACGCCTCCTCAAAGTACAACTATAAAAGATCTCGAAACAACAACCACTGAGGTAACCTCTTCAGTTGCTACCACTCCTGATACCACAATAAGTCCAGAAGTGTCTACAGTAGGGCCAACTACGCCTGAAGCAACTACACCAGAGGCAACCACGGCCGAAGACACAACATTAGAGCCTACTACGCCTGAGGCAACAACACCTGAGGCTACCACGGCTGAAGACACAACATTGGAGCCAACTACGACTGAAGCAACAACACCAGAGGCTACTACACCAGAGGCTACCACGGCTGAAGACACAACATTAGAGCCAACTACGCCTGAGGCATCAACACCAGAGGCTACCACAGCTGAAGACACAACATTGGAGCCAACTACGACTGAAGCAACAACACCAGAGGCTACTACACCAGAGGCTACCACGGCTGAAGACACAACATTAGAGCCAACTACGCCTGAAGCAACAACACCAGAAGCTACCACGGCTGAAGACACAACATTAGAGCCAACTACGCCTGAGGCATCAACACCAGAGGCTACCACAGCTGAAGACACAACATTAGAGCCAACTACGCCTGAGGCAACAACACCAGAAGCTACTACAGCTGAAGACACAACATTAGAGCCAACTACGCCTGAAGCAACTACACCAGAG GCTACCACGGCTGAAGACACAACATTAGAGCCAACTACGCCTGAGGCAACAACACCTGAGGCTACTACACCAGAGGCTACCACGGCTGAAGACACAACATTAGAGCCAACTATGCCTGAGGCAACAACACCTGAGGCTACTACACCAGAGGCTACTACACCAGAGACCAGTACACCAGAGGCTAGTACACCAGAGGGTACTACACCAGAGGCTACTACACCAGAGGCTACCACGGCTGAAGACACAACATTAGAGCCAACTACGCCTGAAGCAACTACACCAGAGACTACCACGGCTGAAGACACAACATTAGAGCCAACTACGCCTGAGGCAACAACACCAGAAGCTACTACAACTGAAGACACAACATTAGAGCCAACTACGCCTGAAGCATCTACACCAGAGGCTACCACGGCTGAAGACACAACATTAGAGTCAACTACGCCTGAGGCATCAACACCAGAGGCTACCACGGCTGAAGACACAACATTAGAGCCTACTACGCCTGAGGCAACAACACCTGAGGCTACTACACCAGAGGCTACCACGGCTGAAGACACAACATTAGAGCCAACTACACCAGAGGCTACTACACCAGAGGCTACCACGGCTGAAGACACAACATTGGAGCCAACTACGACTGAAGCAACAACACCAGAG GCTACCACGGCTGAAGACACAACATTAGAGCCAACTACACCAGAG GCTACCACGGCTGAAGACACAACATTAGAGCCAACTACGCCTGAAGCAACAACACCAGAAGCTACCACGGCTGAAGACACAACATTAGAGCCAACTACGCCTGAGGCAACAACACCAGAAGCTACTACAGCTGAAGATATAACATTAGAGCCAACTACGCCTGAGGCAACAACACCAGAAGCTACTACAGCTGAAGACACAACATTAGAGCCAACTACGCCTGAAGCAACTACACCAGAGGCTACTACGGCTGAAGACACAAC ATTAGAGCCAACTACGCCTGAGGCAACAACACCTGAAGCAACTACACCAGAGGCCACCACGGCTGAAGACACAACATTAGAGCCAACTACGCCTGAAGCAACTACACCAGAGGCTACTACGGCTGAAGACACAACATTAGAGCCAACTACGCCTGAGGCAACAACACCTGAGGCTACTACACCAGAGGCTACCACGGCTGAAGACACAACATTAGAGCCAACTACACCAGAG GCTACCACGGCTGAAGACACAACATTAGAGCCAACTACGCCTGAAGCAACTACACCAGAGACTACCACGGCTGAAGACACAACATTAGAGCCAACTACGCCTGAGGCAACAACACCAGAAGCTACTACAACTGAAGACACAACATTAGAGCCAACTACGCCTGAAGCATCTACACCAGAGGCTACCACGGCTGAAGACATAACATTAGAGCCAACTACGCCTGAGGCAACAACACCAGAAGCTACTACAGCTGAAGACACAACATTAGAGCCAACTACGCCTGAAGCAACTACACCAGAG GCTACTACGGCTGAAGACACAACATTAGAGCCAACTACGCCTGAGGCAACAACACCTGAGGCTACTACACCAGAGGCTACCACGGCTGAAGACACAACATTAGAGCCAACTACACCAGAGGCTACTACACCAGAGGCTACCACGGCTGAAGACACAACATTAGAGCCAACTACGCCTGAGGCAACAACACCTGAGGCTACTACACCAGAGGCTACTACACCAGAGACTAGTACACCAGAGGCTAGTACACCAGAGGCTACTACACCAGAGGCTACCACGGCTGAAGACACAACATTAGAGCCAACTACGCCTGAAGCAACTACACCAGAGACTACCACGGCTGAAAACACAACATTAGAGCCAACTACGCCTGAGGCAACAACACCAGAAGCTACTACAACTGAAGACACAACATTAGAGCCAACTACGCCTGAAGCAACTACACCAGAGGCTACCACGGCTGAAGACATAACATTAGAGCCAACTACGCCTGAGGCAACAACACCAGAAGCTACTACAGCTGAAGACACAACATTAGAGCCAACTACGCCTGAGGCAACAACACCAGAGGCAACCACGGCTGAAGACACAACATTAGAGCCAACTACGCCTGAGGAAACAACACCAGAAGCTACTACAGCTGAAGACACAACATTAGAGCCAACTACGCCTGAGGCAACAACACCAGAAGCTACTACAGCTGAAGACACAACATTAGAGCCAACTACGCCTGAGGCAACAACACCAGAGGCTACTACACCAGAGGCTACCACGGCTGAAAACACAACATTAGAGCCAACTACGCCTGAAGCAACTACACCAGAGGCTACCACGGCTGAAGACACAACATTAGAGCCAACTACGCCTGAGGCAACAACACCTGAGGCTACTACACCAGAGGCTACCACGGCTGAAGACACAACATTAGAGCCAACTACGACTGAAGCAACAGCACCAGAGGCTACTACACCAGAGGCTACCACGGCTGAAGACACAACATTAGAGCCAACTACGCCTGAAGCAACAACACCAGAAGCTACCACGGCTGAAGACACAACATTAGAGCCAACTACGCCTGAGGCATCAACACCAGAGGCTACCACAGCTGAAGACACAACATTGGAGCCAACTACGCCTGAGGCAACAACACCTGAGGCTACTACACCAGAGGCTACCACGGCTGAAGACACAACATTAGAGCCAACTACACCAGAGGCTACTACACCAGAGGCTACCACGGCTGAAGACACAACATTAGAGCCAACTACGCCTGAGGCAACAACACCTGAGGCTACTACACCAGAGGCTACCACGGCTGAAGACACAACATTAGAGCCAACTACGCCTGAAGCAACTACACCAGAGGCTACCACGGCTGAAGACACAACATTGGAGCCAACTACGCCTGAGGCAACAACACCTGAGGCTACTACACCAGAGGCTACCACGGCTGAAGACACAACATTAGAGCCAACTACACCAGAGGCTACTACACCAGAGGCTACCACGGCTGAAGACACAACATTAGAGCCAACTACGCCTGAGGCAACAACACCTGAGGCTACTACACCAGAGGCTACCACGGCTGAAGACACAACATTAGAGCCAACTACGACTGAAGCAACAGCACCAGAGGCTACTACACCAGAGGCTACCACGGCTGAAGACACAACATTAGAGCCAACTACGCCTGAAGCAACTACACCAGAGGCTACCACGGCTGAAGACACAACATTGGAGCCAACTACGCCTGAGGCAACAACACCTGAGGCTACTACACCAGAGGCTACCACGGCTGAAGACACAACATTAGAGCCAACTACACCAGAGGCTACTACACCAGAGGCTACTACACCAGAGGCTACCACGGCTGAAGACACAACATTAGAGCCAACTACGCCTGAAGCAACTACACCAGAGGCTACCACGGCTGAAGACACAACATTAGAGCCAACTACGCCTGAGGCAACAACACCTGAGGCTACTACACCAGAGGCTACCACGGCTGAAGACACAACATTAGAGCCAACTACGACTGAAGCAACAGCACCAGAGGCTACTACACCAGAGGCTACCACGGCTGAAGACACAACATTAGAGCCAACTACGACTGAAGCAACAGCACCAGAGGCTACTACACCAGAGGCTACCACGGCTGAAGACACAACATTAGAGCCAACTACGCCTGAGGCAACTACACCAGAGGCTACCACGGCTGAAGACACAACATTGGAGCCAACTACGCCTGAGGCAACAACACCAGAAGCTACTACAGCTGAAGACACAACATTAGAGCCAACTACGCCTGAAGCAACTACACCAGAGGCTACTACAGCTGAAGACACAACATTAGAGCCAACTACGCCTGAAGCATCAACACCAAGTACCCCATCTACACCTGCACCAATTTGTCCCCCAGGTGTTTTTGGCAATGTACCACATCCCGTTTTGTGTGACTACTATTACAATTGTATTGGAGGAATGGAAGTTTTACTGAGATGTTTAGAAGGCTTTGAGTACGATCACAGTATTAGG GGCTGCTCACGCATTTCCGAAAATGGATGTTTTGCAAGAAAAAATGTTACAACAACAATAGATTATAacacagatacaacaacagaCTACCAACTTATCGACACAACAACAGAATATATAGAATCAACAACATACAGAGAGAATATTTGTCCACCCGGTTTTTCAGGGAATTTGCCACACTCAACAATTTGCAGTCATTATTATCTTTGTGAAGAGGGTGAAGCGATACTGAAGAACTGCGCGAAGGGATTTGAGTACGATGCCGAAATTatg gACTGTGTTCCAATATCAGAGACCGGTTGTTACGCACAGCAAGGTCTAACAACAACAACGGATAACAATAGATTACCCGAGTTATCAACTTACAAGAACGACGAAGAGGACTATATATGTCCACCAATGTTTTCTGGTAATATCGAACATCCAACTTTGTGTGATTCGTATTACACTTGCTTTGCTGGAATGGAATTTTTGATGAATTGCTCTCATGGATTCGAGTTTGACCCAGTTGTTAAG AATTGCGTCCGGATTTCAAAAACTGGTTGTTTCGCAACACGATACAACTTAACATCATCAAcaacaacgacaacgacaccAACTATAACAACAACCGAAAACAATAAAGACAAACCAATATGTCCACCGAACTTCTCAGGAAATGTACCCCACGAAACAAAATGCGATTCTTACTATACTTGCTTTAGTGGATCGGAGTTTTTGATGCAATGTCCCAACggatttgaatttgattcgAATACAAAA GATTGCGTTCGAATATCGGAGACCGGTTGTTTTGCACAACAACGCTTAGCAACAACAACAGACAACAATAGATTACCCGAGCTATCTACTTATAAGAACGATGAAGAGGACTATATATGTCCACCAATGTTTTCTGGTAATATAAAGCATCCATCTTTGTGTGATTCGTATTACACTTGCTTTGCTGGGATGGAGTTTTTGATGAATTGCACTCATGGATTCGAGTTTGACCCAGTTGTTAAG GACTGTGTTCGAATATCAGAGACTGGTTGTTTTGCACAACAAGGCTTAGCCACAACAACggataacaataaattacccGAGTTATCAACTTACAAGAACGATGAAGAGGACTATATATGCCCACCTATGTTTTCTGGTAATATCGAACATCCAAGTTTGTGTGATTCGTATTACACTTGCTTTGCTGGAATGGAGTTTTTGATGAATTGTTCTCATGGATTCGAGTTTGATCCAGCTGTTAAg aaTTGCGTCCGGATCTCGAACACTGGCTGTTTTGCAACACGATACAACTTAACAACAACTACAACGACAACCACAACAACGACACCATCTACAACAACACCCGAAAACAACAAAGTCAAACCAATATGTCCACCGGCTTTCTCAGGAAATATTCCCCACAGAACGAAATGTGATTATTACTATACTTGCTTTAGTGGATCGGAGTTTTTAATGCAGTGTCCCaaagaatttgaatttgatccGAATACAAAA GACTGTGTTCGAATATCAGAGGCTGGTTGTTTCGCACATCAAGATCTAACAACAACAACGGATAACAATAGGTTACCCGAGTTATCAACTTACAAGAACGATGAAGAGGACTATATATGCCCACCTACGTTTTCTGGGAATATCGAACATCCAACTTTATGTGATTCGTATTACACTTGCTTTGCTGGAATGGAGTTTTTGATGAATTGTTCTCATGGATTCGAGTTCGATCCAGTCGTTGAG aattgCGTCCGAGTTTCGAAAACTGGTTGTTTTGCAACACGATACAACTTAAcaacaacgacaacgacatcAACTACAACCGAACACAACAAAGTCACACCAATATGTCCACCGGCTTTCTCAGGAAACATTCCCCACAGAACAAAATGCGATTATTACTATACTTGCTTCAGTGGTTCGGAGTTTTTAATGCAGTGTCCCAACGGATTTGAATTTGATCCCACAACCAAC GAATGTGTAAGGGTAACGCCGAGTGGATGTTTCGCGCGGCAAAATG ATCCAGAAAACATTTGCGCACCAGGTAAATCTGGTCACGTGCCACACCCAGAATTGTGTGACACGTTCTACCTTTGTGCCATGGGTGAACCCCTGAGGCTACATTGCAGCAGAGGATTTGAATTCTCTGCAGAAAATGGG CAATGCGTGGCGATATCTGATGATGGATGCTTTGCGAAAG TGAAACAATCAAAACAGATGCCAATTTGCTCACCAGCTAAATCTGGTAACATACCACATCAAACAAGATGCGACTCGTACTATCACTGTGAAGATGGTGAAGCCACAGAAGTATTTTGTAAAGAAGGATTGGAATTTGACCCAGAAACTAAG caATGCGCGCTCATTTCGGAGAACGGCTGCACAGCTCGCAAGTAG